One genomic window of Salvelinus sp. IW2-2015 unplaced genomic scaffold, ASM291031v2 Un_scaffold1251, whole genome shotgun sequence includes the following:
- the LOC111953949 gene encoding protein FAM163A-like, with protein sequence MSAGTVVISGGLLATVILLCIVAVLCYCRLQYYCCKKNESEVDLASVAGGGDGTGGGEGDAQGEVQAHFACNACSAPGMDSLAVTPLCLEPLEVRAGPPPSYCPTCSPFWLRPGLSDELHNGTERLGFHTYHYDNPGLCQSLPLSDTPQAPFFLTQPGQSPLSYYSPVDIYPNTPCSNRRPYSTPV encoded by the exons ATGTCAGCGGGAACAGTAGTAATAAGTGGAGGACTTCTCGCCACAGTCATCCTGCTCTGTATTGTAGCAGTGCTGTGCTACTGCAGGCTCCag TACTACTGCTGTAAGAAAAATGAGTCGGAGGTGGACTTGGCTTCCGTGGCTGGAGGAGGTGACGGaacgggaggaggagaaggggatgcTCAAGGGGAGGTTCAGGCTCACTTTGCCTGCAATGCGTGCAGCGCCCCTGGGATGGACAGCCTGGCTGTCACCCCTCTCTGCCTGGAGCCCCTGGAGGTTAGA GCGGGCCCTCCCCCCAGCTACTGCCCCACCTGCTCCCCCTTCTGGCTACGCCCGGGACTTAGTGACGAGCTGCACAACGGAACCGAGCGGCTGGGATTCCATACGTATCACTATGACAACCCCGGACTGTGTCAATCACTACCCCTGTCAGACACGCCGCAGGCCCCCTTCTTTTTGACCCAGCCCGGCCAATCCCCTTTGAGCTACTATAGCCCCGTTGACATCTACCCTAACACACCCTGCAGTAACAGACGCCCCTACAGCACACCGGTTTGa